The genomic region TTGCTTAATGAAACTttattgaacatctaaaaaaaaaaaacataatgaaaataGATCTCTTTtcacatttacatttacattgtcAGTTTATCTGTATTTGGATACCAGAACAGCAGAAACTGCAGCGAGGAACTTGTCCCAGGCTGATTGGGCAGTGGGAGTGAATTCAGCTCCAAAGTGAGCAGCCAGAGTGACCTGGATGGAGTGAGACAGCAGCTACAAGAGAAACAAAATATGATTAGGGAGCTCCAGTGTTAGAAAAATGTAACtcaaaatcttatttttattacttttatagcACGTATCTCTATAACTAGGGAAAGGGACACTAAAGCTTTAGGAAATACAGGTTTTAACTCCTAAAGTTAAGTCTTCCATTACATAACACTATTGAGCATGAACGTGTTCAACACATTTCTGTGTATACCGAGAAATTTACCGAAAAATACTAGTTTAATTATTTGAGtttcaaaaaaaaagaaaaaaatctatttaataataaatagttgtatgtagagataaTCTTGATTCTTGACCCCTCTATGTAAAGACAAcctgttttattattaaattGCCCTGTGTTTGGGTGTAACTGGGCTTATCTGGCAAACTCCTTGCACACACTATGCTAGTATAACACCTTTGTTACATTATTAACATTACCAATACTAATAGGATTGTGGGAAAATGCCCAACTGCGgcaatatttttaaatgaataattCCCGAACAATATAATATAGTAATGTAGTGACCATGTAACATCGATAGAGGAAGTAGAGGTAGAAGCTGGATTTTGCACTATATGTTCCATGGTATGTAAGTAAGTAACCCTATTTCATTATACAGTGGAgcgaaaaataacaataaattctTACCCTGAAGTTGCCAGGGTCAACTCTCAGTTGGTAAGCGTGGAGGTCACTGAGGGTAGACAGAGCACCGCTAAGATCATCCAAGTGTCCGGCAGCACTTCCAATGGCGTTCAAAACTTTCCCACCATGACTGCGGAGATCCTGGGAACCATGGCTCAGGTTGAAATGGCTGAAGTAGGTCTTGGTCTGAGGGTAGCTCAGAAACAGCCTGTTCAAAACAGAAACATGTATATGGATTACTCATTACTATGTATTTATGAGGATATGTATTACAGCATATGGAACTGGACATCTGAAAGTATTGCTCTAGTTTCAACCCAAACATTACGTGAAGGATAAAGAGTGAAAATAGATCACAGTTTTGCTGATCAAAAGATTTGTAAAAGTAATAATTTAGGGCCAAATGTATCAAGACAAAAACAAGTGTTATTCTAGAGTAAAGTACTAAATAAGGGGCTATCGCTATGGAAACCAATAAAATATCTGCCATCATTTAGCACTTTGTCCTGGTATAGTAGAGTTTTGCTTGTGTGTGCTTTAGTTTGTATAAATACATATGAAATTATTAGTATTacaatatttctatattttcaaGCATTCAATTGCTTTGACAGAGTAGATCATTGGCTATGTTAATTATTAATATGCTACATATACTTTATTAATTGTGAATAACTGGTTttatggttaataaagttattctGTCTTATCCTAACGCCACTTGTCTGCCAGTTGGCttatcacagctttattaatcAGGATTTATGGAGATTTGCCCCCAAAATTACTTTTTTTGATAAAATATCTTTAGTTGTGAAAAAAAGGAGTGGAATGTTTTTATCCACAACctttatgaaaaaataataagaaagtaGTTGTACCATGGACAAAATGGCATAACCAAATTAAATATTAATCcacatataattattgttattattaagaatcaaatataaatctaaaaaaattattGTAGAATAGACTCTGACATGCCAGCCTTACCTTTCCAAAGCCTCTGCGCCAATATCATCAGTGTTGCCAGCTACCTTTCCCCAGATGGAGACAATTGCAGCCTTTTCAGCGTCTGAGAAAGTCATGTTGAATTGGAGGATTAGACACTCTGCAAGTGAGTTTAAAAGTCCCTACTGAACGGTCACTTTCTTGGCATTTTTAAAGAGAATGAGCATCATAGAAAACTATTGAGAAATATTCTCATTGGCTGATTTTTTTCGGTTGCACCCAAATTCTTGTTTGCGAAACAAAAGCTATATGTCATGGATTCTATACTGCTGATAGTAATATTTTCTCATTATCTTACAATGCAGTATGTAGTGTATGGTACCTATCTTGCTATGACTGTGTAAAGTCTTCTATACTGATAATCTGATAAACTGCCTCATCAGCGCTGTGAGTCTTTGTCTGAAATAATTTCATAAAAGTAACATTGAAATATGTGGTATAATTTCTTGTCAAATttgtcaaaatttttttttttgtaaacaaatgCTATTTAGGCTAAATCTAAACAGTGCTTCAAAACCACTGCAGACTAACATCACAAAGAAAAATATgtgttaaagaaacagtaactatCTGCTCCGTACCTCAGAACAATGTATTTACTAGGACCCTGGTCTTTTTGTGCAAAGAAGAATTATTTGTCAggataaacaaaaataatgagAAAAACGTACAGCATTTCATTAAATATTTGCACCAAAAAAGAGCTATATAAACAGGGCGTATATTTAAGTCTGCATTTTGCTATCTGTTTTTAAAGTAAATGTCAACATttaaaggggaaagaaagaaatcagattgatataaaaacaaaattaagtcgtgtgctcaaactcccactactcctaggtggcagcaatgactatagtacacttCAAACcccattacatacaataaaaaccatagAAAATAGTTACTTGCTGTCTAAataccaaatccctatgcacatttaaataaatgttttattcagcATCACTGCAATGGCAATTTAAGTATAAGcttacctgccacgtcaaggcaaatgtAGGGTAGGCAAGCTTACATTTAAATGGCCATTAGAGTCAGTGGcagattaagggggggggggtggagtgggcggtccaccccgggtgccaccaggtaggggGGTGCCATAACCCAGGACTGAGAGCTAAAGGGGGACATGTGAGCTGTGTCCCATGGCAACGGGGGTGTCACACAGCTCACACGGAGAGACTAATTGCTGAACTGGCCACACGGAAGgaagaccctgtaactttcaaaaacaccataaaacctgtacctggggggtactgttatactcgggagactttgctgaacacaaatattagtgtttcaaaacagtaaaacgtatcacaacaattatatcatcagtgaaagtgcagttcaTCTGCGAAAAATGCcccaaaatgtcactttcactgacaatatcatcgctgtgatttgttttactgttttgaaacactaatttttgtgttcagcgaagtctccagagtaaaatatAACCCCCGCGTACAGGTtctagggtgtcatagaaagttacagggttaaatacagtgctagcaaattaaattctctggacgttCGTCCtggtttgtcaggcaggtccctcaaattgcaatcaataaaattacttaattatgtaaaaatattacataaataggtatgtagaatttaaatatatatatacatatttatatatttgaagtctacttgtatatttatgaaattatttatgtaattttgtatatggatatatatatttcgtactattttgatttatgtatatatacatagatgtatatataatttcattctaagtgtattttgatataaatatatatatatatatatatattaatatcaaaatacagttagaataaaatttcatatatatataattaatttttttttattatttttgttttttaatttattttaatttacttattatttatattatcactttaattgatcATTCATGATCTAGCCTTACTAATTGGCATTATAATAACCAGGAATTGCAATTCAGATTCAGCACAATGTACTTTATTCTTAACATGTATTTCATCCTGAGTGtgcactttttcttctcttattcaCTTTCTTCATTCCTTAGAATGAGCAATTCATAACACACACTATCAGCACATCTGCATCCCTATTTCCATGGTGATAATATTTGCATGGAAACGGACCCGGCAACGTCACATCGTGACGTCACGGGGGCGGAGCCTTTTTGCACATGCGCACTGATCAAGTTAGAACGCCGTTCGGGAATGCACTTCACCTGGGGGTAAGCTAATTTAATTAATgttaatgtttatgtatatataagttTGTTTTATTGACTGCTTTATtgtattgatcctgaggaaagtcccgtttagaggactgaaacgttgattgcaATTTTTAAATGACCAAATAAAGAATAGAATTTTTAAACTCCGTgagtatatacatgtgtaatttaattctaagtgtatttttatattaatatatgtatatattaatataaaatacacttagtatgacattatatatctatatgatatatagacatatattatatatatgtctatatatcatatatatatatatataaaaattatatttttattcattaactatttttttttttttttacacatgcagggagtgtggaggattcaacggggaacgTCCTTATAAGGActggagctcccaggactgagtgtcatccaggGCCTGAGAGTGGATACAGCGAGTTCCCCCCATCCGGCTCCAGGACGgagtggttccaggaccccaggcAAGTTACGGCGACTGGGGACAGGAGTGCTGAGGTTTTCAGCAAGGAAGCAGTCCTTGGTGAAGGTACCCAGCCATGGTACAAGGAGGTCCGTtacaccctgctcccccacctgcccactgtgcctctgctccaccacctccccactttccccctgctcccccacctagcatTACACTGCCCCTGCTACCCCACCTGCCCACTGTGCCACTGCTCCCCTACCTACCACCACTCTGCTCCTGCTCTCCCACCCTCCTCCACTGTGCCCCTGCaccccccacctaccactacactacccctgctctCCCGCCGACCCCTACACAGCCCCTGCTCCCCCGCCTAACACTACACAGCCCCTGTTTCTCCATCTACCACTACACTAATCCTGCTCTCCCACTATCCTCCACTGTTCCCCCTTCTCTTcaacctaccactacactacccctgGTCCACCGGCTACCACTACCACTACACTActtctgctcccccacctaccaccactgtcGCCCCTGC from Pelobates fuscus isolate aPelFus1 chromosome 1, aPelFus1.pri, whole genome shotgun sequence harbors:
- the LOC134596134 gene encoding hemoglobin subunit alpha-5-like, with translation MTFSDAEKAAIVSIWGKVAGNTDDIGAEALERLFLSYPQTKTYFSHFNLSHGSQDLRSHGGKVLNAIGSAAGHLDDLSGALSTLSDLHAYQLRVDPGNFRLLSHSIQVTLAAHFGAEFTPTAQSAWDKFLAAVSAVLVSKYR